In Elephas maximus indicus isolate mEleMax1 chromosome 7, mEleMax1 primary haplotype, whole genome shotgun sequence, the following proteins share a genomic window:
- the LOC126080578 gene encoding olfactory receptor 1009-like: MALGQNHTTVTRFILLGLTDQADLKQLLFAVFLLIYSMTLVGNLGMIDLIHTSSPLHTPMYFLLSVLSFLDICNSSVFTPRLLTSFLTTDKSISFAGCVVQMALMNLHGTGECLLLTIMAYDRFVAICHPLLYHTIMSKRLCVQLVVLAYAVGMFISAVQTGNAFILRFCGPNIIDHYFCDIPPVLQLAFILVSYAYILVTICRMRSLEAQRKAFSTCASHLTALSLFYGSVFLVYLQPNPESASAYNKILSVFYTIVIPMLNPLVYSLKNKDVKAAVQGQSTEHYSPLQSVTDHVMIPTLSRTSENLATSPKKLSYVGSNFGFQTVEWPVWGGKENALEGLMK, encoded by the exons ATGGCATTGGGGCAGAATCACACTACAGTGACGAGATTCATCCTTCTGGGCCTCACAGACCAGGCAGACCTAAAACAACTCCTCTTTGCTGTCTTCCTGCTGATCTACTCCATGACTCTGGTGGGCAACCTGGGCATGATAGACCTGATCCACACCAGCTCTCccctccacactcccatgtacttcctcCTGAGCGTGCTCTCCTTCCTTGACATCTGCAACTCCTCTGTGTTCACCCCCAGGCTGTTGACCAGCTTCCTCACCACTGACAAATCCATCTCCTTTGCAGGCTGTGTGGTCCAGATGGCCCTCATGAACCTCCATGGAACAGGGGAGTGTCTGCTTCTGACCATCATGGCCTATGACCgatttgtggccatctgtcaccctctTCTCTACCACACTATCATGTCCAAACGTTTGTGTGTTCAGTTGGTGGTGTTAGCCTATGCTGTGGGTATGTTCATTTCAGCTGTACAGACAGGGAATGCCTTCATCCTGCGTTTCTGTGGCCCCAACATCATTGATCATTACTTCTGTGACATCCCCCCAGTGCTCCAACTGGCCT TCATATTGGTTTCTTATGCCTACATCCTGGTCACAATCTGTAGAATGAGGTCCCTGGAGGCCCAGcgcaaggccttctccacctgtgcctcccacctcacCGCCCTCTCCCTCTTCTATGGATCCGTGTTCCTTGTATATCTCCAACCCAATCCTGAGAGTGCTTCAGCCTATAACAAGATCCTCTCTGTGTTCTACACCATTGTgatccccatgctgaaccccctgGTTTACAGCCTAAAGAATAAAGATGTCAAGGCCGCTGTACAAG GTCAAAGTACTGAGCATTATTCTCCTCTCCAGAGCGTCACAGATCATGTTATGATCCCTACCCTCTCCAGGACCTCAGAGAACCTGGCCACCAGCCCCAAGAAACTGAGCTACGTGGGAAGCAACTTTGGCTTCCAGACA